The following proteins come from a genomic window of Shewanella halifaxensis HAW-EB4:
- the slmA gene encoding nucleoid occlusion factor SlmA has product MAASPKINRREHILQCLATMLETSPGQRITTAKLAAEVGVSEAALYRHFPSKARMFEGLIEFIEESLLSRINLIMDEEKDTMKRCQQLLQLLLVFAERNPGISRVLNGDALLGENERLRSRISQLFAKIETHLKQILREKSLREGKGFNLDEAVLANLLLAVAEGRIAQFVRSEFKLKPTKHFNEQWTFIQQQLLQS; this is encoded by the coding sequence ATGGCTGCAAGCCCGAAGATAAACCGTCGAGAGCATATCCTCCAATGCTTAGCGACTATGCTAGAAACAAGCCCTGGACAAAGGATCACCACCGCTAAATTAGCCGCAGAAGTTGGCGTATCAGAAGCAGCACTTTATCGCCACTTTCCAAGTAAAGCGCGCATGTTTGAAGGACTGATTGAGTTCATCGAAGAGTCACTTCTCTCACGCATCAACCTGATCATGGATGAAGAAAAAGACACCATGAAACGTTGTCAGCAACTGCTGCAGTTACTGCTGGTATTTGCCGAACGTAACCCGGGGATCTCGCGCGTATTAAACGGTGATGCACTACTGGGTGAAAACGAGCGTCTGCGTAGCCGAATTAGCCAGTTATTTGCAAAAATAGAAACCCATTTAAAGCAAATTTTGCGTGAGAAAAGTTTACGTGAAGGCAAAGGCTTTAACCTCGATGAGGCGGTGCTTGCTAACTTACTGCTTGCCGTTGCCGAAGGCCGAATCGCACAATTTGTGCGTAGCGAGTTTAAACTCAAGCCGACAAAGCACTTTAATGAGCAGTGGACATTTATTCAGCAACAACTGCTTCAAAGCTAA
- a CDS encoding alpha/beta hydrolase family protein, producing MKLIKTIGLACLAWLSCHASANTDDAANLFSRSAEFSQVKISPGGDYLSAITKKDGKNMLLILNASDKNPVHAVFFESNAQVGHYEWVNDERVVLQKEYLKGWSDHPLYYGELMAVNADGSKAIYLFGYQGGEQQVGSNIKKNTPIRATAYILDPMPEDERYMLVQALPWGSGGSNMAENTQQVYRVDVYKGRRKKVASSPIPYSSFLTDHDGDVRFVSGTRDFVNSKLYYRDDGSWIDTDKLNLGLDGIKPIAFSDDKDSLYVTASEAGKPAGVYLVNIKTGDKKLVSQDKVVDPSNVWINATTKKLYAVEYENGYPTYEFVDSKDPSAKYIKQLLASLPGHQIHLVSQTTDADKIIIKAFNDRNPGDYYLFNTKAKKLEYLVSKKKWIDSNKMAEIKPIHFTSRDGVEIHGYITLPQGVEAKNLPLVVNPHGGPHGPRDWWGFDPQNQMIASQGAAVLQINFRGSGGYGNGFENAGHQKWGTNIQYDIIDATKYVIEQGMVDKDRICIVGGSFGGYSAIQSSAIEPDLFKCAIGFAGVYDLQLMFDEGDVQGRRAGKRYLKEVLGEDQNLLKSMSPTHNVDKLKANIMLVHGGEDERAPIEQFEALEDALKKQKYPFKKLVMDDEGHGFYDDAHRAKYYNEMLGFLKENLNL from the coding sequence ATGAAACTCATCAAAACTATTGGCTTAGCTTGCCTAGCTTGGCTAAGTTGTCACGCGTCAGCAAACACCGATGACGCCGCTAATCTGTTCAGCCGTTCGGCGGAGTTCTCGCAAGTCAAAATCTCCCCCGGCGGAGACTACCTAAGTGCCATCACCAAGAAAGACGGCAAAAACATGCTGCTTATCTTAAATGCCTCGGACAAAAATCCCGTTCACGCAGTGTTTTTTGAAAGTAATGCTCAAGTGGGTCATTACGAATGGGTCAACGATGAACGCGTGGTATTACAGAAAGAATACCTCAAAGGCTGGAGCGATCACCCTCTCTATTATGGCGAGTTAATGGCGGTCAATGCAGACGGTTCCAAAGCAATTTATCTATTTGGTTACCAAGGGGGTGAACAACAAGTTGGCTCAAACATTAAAAAAAATACGCCTATTCGCGCCACCGCCTATATCCTAGACCCAATGCCCGAAGATGAGCGCTATATGCTGGTTCAGGCACTCCCTTGGGGGAGTGGTGGCAGCAACATGGCGGAAAATACTCAGCAAGTGTATCGCGTCGACGTTTATAAGGGCAGACGCAAGAAAGTCGCAAGCTCTCCAATCCCTTATTCAAGCTTCTTAACCGACCATGATGGTGACGTGCGTTTTGTCAGTGGTACCCGGGACTTCGTAAATTCCAAGTTATATTACCGAGACGATGGCAGCTGGATAGACACCGATAAGCTTAATCTTGGCTTAGATGGCATAAAACCCATTGCCTTTAGCGATGACAAAGACAGCCTATATGTCACCGCCAGCGAAGCGGGCAAGCCTGCTGGCGTGTACCTAGTTAATATCAAAACCGGCGATAAAAAGCTCGTCAGCCAAGATAAAGTGGTCGATCCCAGTAACGTCTGGATTAATGCGACCACCAAGAAACTCTATGCCGTCGAATATGAAAACGGTTACCCAACTTACGAGTTTGTCGATTCAAAAGACCCTTCGGCGAAATATATCAAGCAACTTTTAGCATCTCTTCCAGGGCATCAGATCCACTTAGTCAGCCAAACAACCGATGCCGATAAAATCATTATTAAAGCCTTCAATGATCGCAACCCTGGCGACTATTACCTGTTTAATACCAAAGCTAAAAAACTTGAATATTTGGTGTCGAAAAAGAAATGGATCGATTCTAATAAAATGGCTGAGATCAAACCGATCCACTTTACCAGCAGAGATGGCGTAGAAATACATGGCTACATTACCTTACCTCAAGGAGTTGAAGCCAAAAACCTACCACTGGTTGTAAACCCTCATGGTGGACCACATGGCCCAAGAGACTGGTGGGGTTTTGATCCACAAAACCAAATGATTGCCAGCCAAGGTGCAGCGGTTCTACAAATCAATTTCCGCGGTTCTGGCGGTTACGGCAACGGGTTTGAAAATGCAGGCCACCAAAAGTGGGGCACAAACATTCAGTACGACATTATTGATGCCACCAAATATGTTATCGAGCAAGGCATGGTAGATAAAGATCGTATCTGCATCGTTGGAGGAAGTTTTGGCGGCTACTCGGCAATTCAGAGCTCCGCGATAGAACCCGACTTGTTTAAATGTGCTATTGGTTTCGCCGGAGTTTATGATCTACAGCTCATGTTCGACGAGGGTGATGTTCAAGGCCGCCGTGCAGGTAAGCGCTACCTAAAAGAGGTGCTGGGTGAAGATCAAAACCTATTAAAGTCTATGTCACCGACCCACAATGTCGATAAGCTCAAGGCCAACATCATGCTAGTACATGGCGGAGAGGACGAACGAGCGCCTATCGAGCAGTTCGAAGCCCTTGAAGATGCCCTAAAAAAGCAGAAGTACCCCTTTAAAAAGCTGGTCATGGATGATGAAGGCCACGGCTTCTATGATGATGCCCACAGGGCTAAATACTACAATGAGATGCTTGGCTTCTTAAAAGAAAACTTGAATCTATAG
- the folE gene encoding GTP cyclohydrolase I FolE has product MTSKNAILSESAQIVKSALIERGLETPMLPSELTAEERKDKIEQHMREILTLMSLDLSDDSLADTPRRVAKMYVDEIFSGLDYANFPKITVIENKMGFDEMVKVNGINLTSTCEHHLVTIDGLATVAYLPRKNIIGLSKINRIVRFFAQRPQVQERLTQQVLVALQALLGTKDVAVKMDAVHYCVKSRGVMDSTSSTTTTALGGIFKSNPATRAEFLSN; this is encoded by the coding sequence ATGACATCAAAAAACGCAATCCTCAGTGAATCCGCTCAGATAGTAAAATCTGCCTTAATTGAGCGCGGCCTCGAGACCCCGATGTTGCCGAGCGAGCTAACAGCTGAAGAACGTAAAGACAAGATTGAACAGCATATGCGTGAAATCTTGACCCTAATGTCACTGGATTTGAGCGATGATAGCCTAGCCGATACCCCACGCCGTGTCGCCAAGATGTATGTCGATGAAATTTTCTCTGGCCTAGACTACGCCAATTTTCCCAAGATCACCGTTATCGAAAACAAGATGGGCTTCGATGAGATGGTCAAGGTTAACGGCATTAACCTAACCAGTACCTGTGAGCATCACTTAGTCACTATCGATGGTCTCGCTACCGTGGCCTACTTACCACGCAAGAACATCATCGGTCTGTCTAAGATTAACCGCATCGTGCGTTTCTTTGCCCAGCGACCACAAGTGCAGGAGCGTCTGACTCAGCAGGTTCTAGTGGCGCTACAGGCGCTATTAGGCACTAAAGATGTGGCAGTTAAGATGGATGCGGTGCACTACTGCGTAAAATCTCGCGGCGTGATGGACTCGACCAGCTCGACCACCACCACAGCACTGGGCGGCATCTTTAAGTCTAATCCAGCGACACGGGCTGAATTTCTTAGTAATTAA